A window from Burkholderiales bacterium encodes these proteins:
- a CDS encoding GntR family transcriptional regulator: MPRNGVKGTGARSAVPRRAAQVLRSRPRRRADQPGESLTDRAYRDLEELIVTLKLPPGAAVSESVLSRQLGIGRTPIREALQRLARERLVTILPRRGIMVSEVNVKSQLRLLELRREVERLVARSAARRATPEERQRFHELADSFEQAARTNDDTTFMRVDREFNELCLVAARNEFAANAMGLVHSLSRRFWYIHYKQVADMPRAAKLHADEARAIASGDEKAAAEACDRLIDYVEEFTRATVSTDV, from the coding sequence TTGCCTCGTAACGGCGTCAAGGGCACCGGGGCCCGGAGCGCCGTCCCGCGCCGTGCCGCCCAGGTCCTGCGCTCGCGCCCCCGCCGGCGCGCCGATCAACCCGGCGAGAGCTTGACCGACCGGGCTTATCGGGATCTGGAGGAGCTGATCGTCACCCTGAAGCTCCCCCCCGGCGCCGCAGTCTCCGAAAGCGTCCTGAGCAGGCAACTGGGCATCGGCCGCACTCCCATTCGTGAAGCCCTGCAGCGGCTCGCCCGGGAGCGTTTGGTGACCATTCTCCCCCGGCGCGGCATCATGGTCTCGGAAGTCAACGTGAAGAGCCAGTTGCGCCTGCTGGAACTGCGGCGCGAGGTGGAGCGGCTCGTCGCCCGCAGCGCCGCGCGTCGGGCGACGCCCGAGGAACGCCAGCGCTTCCATGAGCTCGCGGACAGCTTCGAGCAGGCCGCGCGCACCAACGACGACACCACCTTCATGCGAGTCGACCGGGAGTTCAACGAGCTGTGCCTGGTGGCGGCGCGCAACGAATTCGCCGCCAACGCCATGGGTCTCGTGCACTCTCTGTCGCGGCGCTTCTGGTACATCCACTACAAGCAGGTGGCGGACATGCCCCGCGCCGCCAAGTTGCACGCCGACGAAGCGCGCGCCATTGCCAGCGGCGACGAAAAGGCCGCCGCGGAGGCCTGCGACCGTCTCATCGACTACGTGGAAGAATTCACCCGCGCCACCGTCAGCACCGACGTCTGA
- a CDS encoding D-glycerate dehydrogenase, whose product MKPKVLVTREIFDEVLDFLRQHFEVSDNQGDAVWGPEDLAQRLADKDGAMVSIVDRIDAALLDKAPRLKAVANIAVGYNNIDVAECTRRGILVTNTPGVLDEATADFTWALLLGAARRLTEAEAYLRDGRWKRWELKQLLGADVHGATLGIIGMGRIGQAVARRALGFDMQVLYWNRHRVAPDVERRCSATFVSKEELLARSDFVTLHCPYTPETHHLIGAAEFKKMKRTAILINAARGGVVDDAALAEALRDGTIAAAGLDVYENEPNLHPEFLRLKNVVLAPHIASATRSTRLNMAKKAAENLVAALTRGDPPDLVNPEAKGKR is encoded by the coding sequence ATGAAGCCTAAAGTCCTCGTCACTCGGGAGATCTTCGACGAAGTCCTCGATTTTCTGCGGCAGCACTTCGAGGTGAGCGACAACCAGGGCGACGCCGTGTGGGGTCCCGAGGACCTGGCGCAGCGCCTGGCGGACAAGGACGGCGCGATGGTCTCCATCGTGGACCGGATCGACGCCGCGCTTCTCGACAAGGCGCCCAGGCTCAAGGCGGTGGCCAACATCGCCGTAGGCTACAACAACATCGACGTGGCGGAATGCACGCGCCGGGGTATCCTGGTTACCAACACGCCCGGGGTCCTGGATGAAGCCACCGCCGACTTCACCTGGGCCCTCCTCCTCGGGGCGGCCAGGCGCCTAACCGAGGCGGAGGCCTACCTGCGCGACGGCCGGTGGAAGCGCTGGGAGTTGAAGCAACTCCTGGGGGCCGACGTGCACGGGGCCACCCTCGGCATCATCGGCATGGGACGCATCGGCCAGGCGGTAGCCCGGCGCGCCCTCGGATTCGACATGCAGGTGCTCTACTGGAACCGCCACCGGGTCGCGCCGGACGTGGAGCGCCGCTGCAGCGCCACCTTCGTATCCAAGGAGGAGCTCCTCGCCCGCTCGGACTTCGTGACCCTGCACTGTCCTTACACGCCCGAGACCCACCACCTGATCGGCGCCGCCGAGTTCAAGAAGATGAAGCGTACTGCCATCCTCATTAACGCCGCCCGAGGCGGGGTGGTGGACGATGCGGCGCTGGCGGAGGCCCTGCGGGACGGCACCATCGCTGCTGCCGGGCTGGACGTGTACGAGAACGAACCGAACCTCCACCCTGAGTTCCTCCGGCTCAAGAACGTGGTGCTGGCGCCCCACATCGCCAGCGCGACCCGCTCCACCCGTCTCAACATGGCGAAAAAGGCCGCTGAAAACCTGGTGGCGGCCTTGACCCGGGGCGATCCCCCCGATCTGGTCAACCCGGAGGCGAAGGGCAAAAGATAG
- the panB gene encoding 3-methyl-2-oxobutanoate hydroxymethyltransferase: MQEKRAKRTITEIRDSKKTGEKMVYMSVPDYTSARWAEMAGVDVAVVGDSLAMVAHGHTSTIPATMDMMIMHSAAVRRGAPNTFVLGCMPYQSYNTVDRALANAVRFMQEGMCDAVKPQGGKSQAHILKAIVDAGIPCASHIGLTPHTIAMFGGFKVQGRTAEAAMKILEDALAIQDAGCFMLEFEAVPAKIAKVISEQLEIPTIGIGAGAGTDGQILLCYDLLGVFTDFKPKFTKRYANLTEVAVAGIRRYVDEVKGGVFPDEEHSYGVDEREYERFLAMVEHRRQI, from the coding sequence ATGCAGGAAAAACGGGCCAAGCGCACCATCACCGAGATCCGCGATTCCAAGAAGACCGGGGAGAAGATGGTCTACATGTCGGTGCCCGACTACACCTCGGCGCGCTGGGCGGAAATGGCCGGGGTGGACGTGGCGGTGGTGGGCGACAGCCTGGCCATGGTGGCCCACGGCCACACGAGCACTATCCCGGCCACCATGGACATGATGATCATGCACTCGGCGGCGGTGCGGCGAGGCGCCCCCAACACCTTCGTCCTGGGTTGCATGCCGTACCAGAGCTACAACACCGTGGACCGGGCCCTCGCTAACGCCGTCCGCTTCATGCAGGAAGGAATGTGCGACGCGGTCAAGCCCCAGGGCGGCAAATCCCAGGCCCACATCCTCAAGGCCATCGTGGACGCCGGCATCCCCTGCGCTTCCCATATCGGCTTGACGCCCCACACCATCGCCATGTTCGGCGGCTTCAAGGTCCAGGGGCGCACGGCGGAAGCGGCCATGAAGATCCTGGAAGACGCCCTGGCGATCCAGGACGCGGGCTGCTTCATGCTGGAGTTCGAGGCGGTGCCGGCGAAGATCGCCAAGGTGATCTCGGAGCAACTGGAGATTCCCACCATCGGCATCGGCGCGGGCGCCGGCACCGACGGTCAGATCCTGCTGTGCTACGACCTGCTTGGCGTATTCACCGATTTCAAGCCCAAGTTCACTAAACGTTACGCCAACCTAACCGAGGTGGCGGTGGCGGGCATCCGGCGCTACGTGGACGAGGTCAAGGGCGGCGTCTTCCCGGACGAGGAGCACAGTTACGGAGTCGACGAGCGGGAGTACGAGCGCTTTCTCGCCATGGTCGAGCACCGGCGGCAGATCTGA